CTGAAGTTCCAAAAAAGAATTGCCATCATTCATCATAATATAGCGGACAGCCGATTGGTACAAGATTATAAAGAGCTAACTTAGCTTCTATATACTGAAAATGTAAACAACAAATTTACTCTATCAATACACCTAACTACGCATATGGAATTACACTTACACCTCCTAGGCCTCCAAAAGATTTTTCCTCACATTAGAGTACGAGCGAGCAAAGGTACTCTCCTGGAGAGCAAATAAAGTTAATGAGGTATCATCTATTGGGTGTGATTCTTGAAATGGTCAAGACGACTATCAGCCAGACGCAAGGAGTATACAGTCTGTTTAAACTCGCCCCATGTGAAAGGCCTGTAGATATTATGAGTCAAAAGAATATTGTTGATTTGAGGAGGAGCATTTATCCAAGCGTTAAGTGCAGGAGCCGCAAAGTACATCATGGACATTCTGGTCTTCCATGAATTCATCGCCAGCACCCTATGCCTCACGCTTGTGAATCTTCCATTCGTCAAAGCCTGCACCATTTGTTCTTCCTATAATTAGTCCTTGAATTCAATAGCTTTAAAAAACTTTTAGTACATGTTATTCTCAGTCCATGTTTCTATTAAAACTTTGAATTCAATGGCAAAGTTTGATTGACCATGAAATTTAATCAAGAAAGATTTTGAAACGATTTAAAATAAATCATAGATATTTATGTGACTACAAATCATCTTATTAAAgttaaaataaaaattttaaaattaaattatttctaaataaacGTATTACTTTCTTTTGAGATATGCTAATTAAAAAGAATAATATATAATTTGGATAGGGAAAGTATTTAATAATCTAGTAAAATTGATAATCAATCTGGTATACAATGTTATATTTAACTAATAGTATTCAAAATTTTGACATTGTTAAGTGTATATAACTTGAACACAAGTAGTAAATAACAGGCACCGACCTGAAAGGTGTCCCCCACAAAAACAAAGAACTCATTGGGGTCAGGAGGAACAGGGATCCAAAATCCGTCATGAGAACAGATTTGGAGGCCACTAACGTCATTTGATCGAAGTATAGTTAATATTTGAGGGTCAGTATGCTCTCCAAATCCAACTCTTGATTTTGATCCAACAGTAGGGAGAGGAGATATGTGGAgtcgttcttcttcttcttccacttCTCCTTCCACTGATGATGGGTCCCAATGATTGTTAAATTCtttatgatgatgactatgattAGGTGAATTAAATGGGGGATAGTGATTGACCCTGAAGCAAGAGTCGTTCTGTGAATCACTTATGAGCTTGCTAAAAATAGACTTGTCTTCCATCCGTAAACCTTCAGCCACCAATTCAAGAATGTCGCAAGCCAGCTTCCTAACTGCACTTATGTAATCATTTGTGACGCAGCTGCATAATTTACCAGGCAAATTGCACAATGACATCAGCTTGGAGTACCCCAAGAACTAAATTGCTTATTTAAAGATTGTGACGATAAAACATTATAACAATAAAATAGAAAGAAATACAGTTAAAGGCTTTTGACTTATTCCTGTCCGGTACGTGGTCCTAAATGAAAATTGGTT
The sequence above is a segment of the Lycium barbarum isolate Lr01 chromosome 6, ASM1917538v2, whole genome shotgun sequence genome. Coding sequences within it:
- the LOC132644914 gene encoding gibberellin 2-beta-dioxygenase 2; its protein translation is MVVATPTPLLRRANKKTSAFGVPTIDLSDDKSNVSELIVKACEDYGFFKIINHGVPKKVIARMEREAVDFFSRPVSQKQRAGPATPFGYGCKNIGFNGDKGDLEYILLEANPVSLSQRAKTISNDPSTFSCVTNDYISAVRKLACDILELVAEGLRMEDKSIFSKLISDSQNDSCFRVNHYPPFNSPNHSHHHKEFNNHWDPSSVEGEVEEEEERLHISPLPTVGSKSRVGFGEHTDPQILTILRSNDVSGLQICSHDGFWIPVPPDPNEFFVFVGDTFQALTNGRFTSVRHRVLAMNSWKTRMSMMYFAAPALNAWINAPPQINNILLTHNIYRPFTWGEFKQTVYSLRLADSRLDHFKNHTQ